AACGCCGAACTGTTAGCGCGCGTGCGAGCCTGCCTGCGCCGTGCCGCCAGCGGTGGAGGGAGCAGGCAACAAGAAGAAGCGCAAGTATTGCGCAGCAGCGATGGCTATTTGCTGATGGACGTCGAGCGCCGTTACGTGCGGGCAGGCGATCGTGAGGTCCGTCTCACTCCCACAGAATTCGAGCTGTTGCGACAGCTCATGCTACACGCCGGCAAAGTCCTGACCCATCGCACCCTGCTGCGAGCGGTATGGGGGCCTGAGTACGGAGAAGAGGCGGACTATCTGCGCGTCTATGTGCGGCAACTGCGGCGTAAAGTCGAGCAAGAACCCTCACGCCCGCGCTATATCCTCACCGAGCCAGGGGTTGGCTATGTGTTTCAGGCAGATGGGCGGCGCGATCAGCAGCCGACCGCCGCCTCTAGTGTGAGCAATGTCGCCCCGGCAGAGGAATAATTAATGAGATTTTAATGCTAACAAGGCCGTTCTTTATGGCGAATTGAGCCGGCTTGCTGTACACTGTTATTCGGAAGAATGGGAGTTCTTTACTATATTACCGGTATTTCTTGACAGAGGCAAAGCGAGCAGGCATGCTATGGCTAGAGCGATGGTGCGGCCAAGGCCGCTCAAAGTCCTCATTATGGGGCAGCAGGAAAGCCTGAACACCATCTTAGAAAGGCATCTAAGCCAGCGTGGCTATGAAGTCCGAGTCCTGCTGCGTGGGGGAGAGATAGACCCGGGGAGTTGGGTAGGAGACGTCCTCTTATATGACATGGATGGAGGAGGGGAGGAGGCGATGAGAGGGAGAGAGGGAGAGAAGCTGCTGCAGCCACCCAGAAGCTGGCCGGAAGCTCGCTTTACTGTGATCATGGGAAGCAGCTCCGTCTCGCGCGACCGGCTAGAGGAGCTAGGCGTCGTTGCCTTTTTGCTCAAGCCTTTTGACGTGGGGCGGCTGTTACGCTACCTCAGTACCCTGCAGCGGCTGGTCCAGACGAGCGAAGAGCGAGGCGCATATTTCATCAGTGATGAGCCACGAGCTGAGGGCCAACGGGCGCGGGTGCTGATCGTCGATGATGACATTGACGTAGCTCAGACGATTCAGCAATCGCTCAAGGCCGTAGCTGACTACGAACTGGCGGTAGCCCACGATGGATTAGAGGCGCTGGAGCGTTGTGTCGAGTGGCGGCCCCATTGCGTAGTTGCCGACCTGATCATGCCCTGGATGAACGGCTATCAAATGATGCGCTGTTTGAAGCGCAGTGCGCTGCCCAGTCCGCCGGCCTTTGTGCTGATGAGTGCCCTGACGCCGCGGCAACTGGAGCGCAGACCCTATCTACGAGAAGAGAAGTCGGTGGTCTACGTCGAGAAGCCCTTCTTTGTCGAGCACCTGCAAGCAGCGATTGAGCAGGCGCTGCAGAAACTGGCACCGGCAACGCGACCACTTGCATAGACGAGAAAAGGAAGAAGAGAAGAATGGAGCAGCAAGATCGTATTATGGATGGTGACCTGCAGACGCTGGGTCTGCAGTCCATTCTCAAGATGCTTGCCCTCAGCGGTAAGACAGGCACGCTGTTTGTCCATTCCGGTCCTGAGACGCTTTCGATCGCCTTGCGCAAGGGTCAGATCGTAGCCTTGCGCGAAGAGGGTGCTCCCCAGCTCGATCTGCTCACCATGCTCTGTCTGCTCAATCGGCTTGATCCACGCAGGGCCCAGATGGTTCGCGAGCTGGCGCGAGGCGATATGCAAGTGGCGCTGGCGCTGCTGGTGGAGCGAGGCTGGATGAGCGCCGAGGAGATGCAGCGTCGGCTGGAGTTTGCCGTCACCCAGTCGATCAGCCACGCCTTGCGCTGGGCGGAAGGGCGTTTTTCCTTTCATCGGCGCCTGCTGGCGATCGAGAGCCGCATGCAGCCGCTTGACATCGACTCAGTGCTGCTGGAGGCCCTACGTCAGGCCGATGAGTGGGAAGAGATGGGTGAGCTGCATCTGGCGCGCACGAGTGTCGCGCGCTGGCTGCCAGAGGTCAAGAACAGCAACGACCTGCGCAGCCTGGGGCTGAGCCAGGAGTATATCGAGGTGCTCTCGCTCTGTAATGGGGAGATTCCTCTCCAGGCCATCTCCCTGGCGCTGATGATGCCGGAGGCGCGGGTGGCGCGGCTCATGGCCCGCCTGCTGGAGCTGGGGCTGATCGAGTTAGTAGACACCGAGCTGGAAAAAGCCCTGCAGCATGACCTGCACGATCTCCTCATCCGCTGCCAGCATACTCTCTGGCAGCAGCGCAAGCAAGTCAGCCCTGAGCAACACCTGCTGAATCTCATTCGTGTGCTAGTTGAGTGCATTAACGGCCTATTAGTACATCACGGACGCTTTGCCAGAAGCTTGCGCGGGAGGGGGCATGTGCCCACGGGTGAAATCATCCGCTATCTTGAGCGCACCTTCTCGCAGCCTTTGCAGCTTCTGGCCAAGCAATATTATCCCATTCTAGAGACGGCCAGCTTTGTCGATGGGCAGCTTGACTGTGGTGATATCCTGACCCTGGACAAACTGGTCAAAGGCGAGCAGTTAGAAGAATTTTATTGGGAGGCGGTCGTGGGGTTGTCGGCATTCTTGCGAATGGTTTTTACCGCCGTCTTGCAAGATGAAGTCGGCAATTCGCACACGAGACAGCAGCTCAACGTTGCCTGGAAGGCCTTTCTGACCGAGATCGACGCTGAGATACAGGAATATCAGAAGGTCAGAGCCTATCGCAACGTCCAGCGAGCCAGGGGGCGTGAGTTTCAGCCGCAACCGCCACGTCGAGGGGAGGAGGGACAATGGCAAGGGTTCCCGGAGAGCGGTAGCGCCTACGGGTGGCCTGAGACGCGAAGGAGGTCGATCTAAGCATGTCAGCAGTACCGACGGTACTGGTTGTAGATGATAGCCCCACTGTGCGCAAGATTGTGCAGATGACCCTGCAGCGTGAAAATATTCGTGTCATTGCCGCGGGCGATGGGCTAAGCGCTCTCACCTCGGTAGCAGACGAAATGCCGGCGCTCATTCTCCTGGATGTGCAACTGCCCCGCATGGACGGGTACCAAATTTGCCAGATCATACGAAAAAACTTGCAGTTTAGACAGATACCTATTATTATGCTCAGTGGGAAAGATGGATTGTTCGACAAGATGCGCGGTCGCCTAGCCGGCTCTACCGAATACATCACGAAGCCCTTCGATTCTGCCGAGCTGGTTCAAACGGTCAAGAAGCACCTGGTCAACTGGCAGGAGCGCGTCCCACCGCGTTACGAAGGTATGCGCCCGCGGCTGCGTCGCCGTGGTTAGGTGGGGGGGCGCTTCTCGCTCTCGGTGATCCGGGTCTGTCTAAGGGGGTGCTGGACCAGCTTCGACGAGAGGGCAGTGGAGTGGGGCAACCAGGGGAAGGAAAAGACGCTCTGATCGACCGACCTCTCGGGTCAAGTCAAGTCAGGTCAAGTCAGGTCAAGTCAGGTCAGGCCACTGTCAGGAGGAGAGTGGGGGCTGTTGGTTGAGTGAGATGATGAGCTGAATGGTAGAACAGAGCGAGAGGGGGCAGGGAAGGAAGGATGGAGGAGGGGGAAGGGATTGCCCGGCGGCGGTCCAAAACTCGACGAGACGAGACGGGACGAGGCATCAGAGGACCGATCGGTCAGTGCGCATCACAGGCTTGCCTCCCTATCTGATCTGCCAGTTCGCTGGCCAAGCCCACAGACAGCATAGTGGTGTTCCGCTTGCTCCGTAACGTAGCTCTGGCCCGCTGTCAGATCCAGGTCAGAACGCAGCCCGAGCCCGCTTGGAGATTGCAATGTCGACTGGCCTTTCTTTCCTAAAAGGCTAATGTTTTGACTCTGGAGAAGTTACAACAAGAGGTATAGGGGAAATGCCAGGGCAGAAGGTGCTCGTTGTAGACGACAGCTGGACTGAACTCACAATGATCGCAACCCCGCTACGCAACAGTGGCTTCGAGGTAGTAACAGCGGTCGACGGTGACGAAGCTGTGGAGAAGGTCTTTAAGGAGCGTCCACAGTGCATCGTCCTGGATGTGGTCTTGCCTAAGCAGAGCGGGTTTCAGCTGTGCCGCAAGCTCAAGTCATCGGAGCTGAGTCGGCATATTCCGATCATCTTGCTCACGAGCAAGAATACGCCCCTCGATCGCTCCTGGGGCCTGCGGCAGGGGGCCGATCTGTACATGACCAAGCCCTTTAACGAGGAAGAACTGGTAGCCAATGTGCGCCGGCTCCTCTAGCCTGGCCAGCCTCAGCCAGCGGCCCTAGACAGGCGAGGCAAGGGGGACAGCCCGATGGGCGACCAGAAGTTGGGAGTAATCCTGTGGCAAGCGATGACCTGAACATGTTGCAACGCGCTCTCCTGGCTCAGCAACAGCTGCAGCAGCGGGGAGCGCATCCTCCGGCATGGGGGGCCTCGGCGTTGCAGCCTGAGCAAGTGCGGACCAATACAGCAGCTGCTCCCGGTGTACCCACTGAGGTACCCGGTGAGCAGTACCTTGCTTTTACTCTGCTCGACCTGGAGTTCGCTTTCAAGGCGGAGTACATTCAGAGCGTGGAGCGCCTGCTCGACGTGACCCCGGTCCCGAACGTTGCTCCCTGGGTCCGAGGGGTGATCAATCTCCGCGGCTCCATCGCCTCCGTGGTGGACTTGCGCATCTTCCTGGACAGGGAGCCGCTACCCTACAATCCACGCACTCGCCTGCTATCGGTGCAATATAATGAGATGGTGATTTGTCTGGTGGTGGATAGCGTCAGCGAGATGCTCCCCATTCCTGACAACGTTATCGCCAGTGTGAGCACACGCCAGACCAATATTCCACAGTGGGTTGCTCCCTATGCCGCCGGAACGGCAGTGCTCGGTAAACGTGTCATCATCTTGCTCGATGCCGCACGTTTGCTGTTCTCGGAAAAGATGCAACATTACGAAGCTCTGGATTAGGATAGGACGGACAGTGCAGCCATTGTTCTGTATTTTCTATAGAGGAGGTCTGGCGGATGAACCCGGATCGTAATCGAGGCGGGATGACGGTAAGCGGCCTGATGAATTTGGGGTTGGCCGTCTCCGCCATTATCCCGGCCTTCCTGCTCATCCTGGTGGGCATCTACGCCCGGCTGAGCATGCCCACCGCCGATACGTCGGTCCTGATCGTCGTGGTCATCATCTGCGCTATCGTTGCTCTTTTGGCGGTGGTCATCACCAATTACCTGGTCAATAGCCGGATCAAGGATCGCTTCCTGGCCCTGGCCGATGTCTGCCACGATTTTGCCGGAGGCGATCGCCGTGTGCGCGCCCAGGTGGACGGAGATGATGAGTTCGCCCGTCTGGTCGCTTCGGTGAATACGGTGCTTGATCAGCAGGGCGCTCAGGCAAACAGCGCTGCTGGCCTGGGCTCTGGCAGCGACGCTGCCGCTCTGCAGGCCCAGATCGAGAAGCTGCTCCAGGAGGTGAGCGCCGTCGGCGATGGTGATCTGCGCGTCCAGGCCGAGGTGACTCCCGATACGCTCGGCGTGCTCGCCGACTCCTTCAACTACATGATCGAGGAGCTGGCCAAGGTGGTCGGGCGGGTGCAGAGCACAGCTATGCAGGTGACTAACGCCACTCGTCGTATTCTGGATCGCGCCGCCGAGCTGGCCCAGGCCTCCGAGATGCAGGTGCAGCAGATCTCGCAGACCACCGAAGCGGTCGAGGCTCTGGCCATCTTCATCCAGAATGTGGCCCGCAAT
The genomic region above belongs to Thermogemmatispora onikobensis and contains:
- a CDS encoding response regulator transcription factor, which produces MRSRGKRILVVDDELSIQRILRRNLLMSGYEVLVADNGEEALRAVRQHEPDLILLDLCLPGSIDGLEVCEQVRRQSQVPIIVLSARTEEKQKVRALDLGADDYLTKPFSNAELLARVRACLRRAASGGGSRQQEEAQVLRSSDGYLLMDVERRYVRAGDREVRLTPTEFELLRQLMLHAGKVLTHRTLLRAVWGPEYGEEADYLRVYVRQLRRKVEQEPSRPRYILTEPGVGYVFQADGRRDQQPTAASSVSNVAPAEE
- a CDS encoding response regulator, producing MRGREGEKLLQPPRSWPEARFTVIMGSSSVSRDRLEELGVVAFLLKPFDVGRLLRYLSTLQRLVQTSEERGAYFISDEPRAEGQRARVLIVDDDIDVAQTIQQSLKAVADYELAVAHDGLEALERCVEWRPHCVVADLIMPWMNGYQMMRCLKRSALPSPPAFVLMSALTPRQLERRPYLREEKSVVYVEKPFFVEHLQAAIEQALQKLAPATRPLA
- a CDS encoding response regulator transcription factor, which encodes MPGQKVLVVDDSWTELTMIATPLRNSGFEVVTAVDGDEAVEKVFKERPQCIVLDVVLPKQSGFQLCRKLKSSELSRHIPIILLTSKNTPLDRSWGLRQGADLYMTKPFNEEELVANVRRLL
- a CDS encoding chemotaxis protein CheW; this encodes MASDDLNMLQRALLAQQQLQQRGAHPPAWGASALQPEQVRTNTAAAPGVPTEVPGEQYLAFTLLDLEFAFKAEYIQSVERLLDVTPVPNVAPWVRGVINLRGSIASVVDLRIFLDREPLPYNPRTRLLSVQYNEMVICLVVDSVSEMLPIPDNVIASVSTRQTNIPQWVAPYAAGTAVLGKRVIILLDAARLLFSEKMQHYEALD
- a CDS encoding response regulator, with amino-acid sequence MSAVPTVLVVDDSPTVRKIVQMTLQRENIRVIAAGDGLSALTSVADEMPALILLDVQLPRMDGYQICQIIRKNLQFRQIPIIMLSGKDGLFDKMRGRLAGSTEYITKPFDSAELVQTVKKHLVNWQERVPPRYEGMRPRLRRRG
- a CDS encoding DUF4388 domain-containing protein; protein product: MEQQDRIMDGDLQTLGLQSILKMLALSGKTGTLFVHSGPETLSIALRKGQIVALREEGAPQLDLLTMLCLLNRLDPRRAQMVRELARGDMQVALALLVERGWMSAEEMQRRLEFAVTQSISHALRWAEGRFSFHRRLLAIESRMQPLDIDSVLLEALRQADEWEEMGELHLARTSVARWLPEVKNSNDLRSLGLSQEYIEVLSLCNGEIPLQAISLALMMPEARVARLMARLLELGLIELVDTELEKALQHDLHDLLIRCQHTLWQQRKQVSPEQHLLNLIRVLVECINGLLVHHGRFARSLRGRGHVPTGEIIRYLERTFSQPLQLLAKQYYPILETASFVDGQLDCGDILTLDKLVKGEQLEEFYWEAVVGLSAFLRMVFTAVLQDEVGNSHTRQQLNVAWKAFLTEIDAEIQEYQKVRAYRNVQRARGREFQPQPPRRGEEGQWQGFPESGSAYGWPETRRRSI